Proteins from a single region of Leucoraja erinacea ecotype New England chromosome 25, Leri_hhj_1, whole genome shotgun sequence:
- the tctn2 gene encoding tectonic-2 gives MGGRVGAGCGAAMAAVSALLCCGFGLVARAAAADPEFQPSFLVASGPEVNFFLVGVNSSAVKLGVETVAATDDLLQSTCVKTNGTGQWALTSSVDELDVSTLNLQLTLDRPLVLCEKALNETNCCWEPLCVLETLRVTACLKGNVLATLLVQVIIYVNSTFQGIINENNMPIPKQKYHPLGPCPCNLTARACDVGCCCDKECTADMIQLFHSHCFTGVFGGQVSPLYDHLCSMQNLHTAPEWFPFLCVQSSLKNSPYLGLFFEGDTVDVSQDLSFGVAKSAAVNVPVGYHQGDPIVRGDDELFIIPQTSLNGQCLTNAPVDYLQDFDARCVIPLTAEACADTIGVGEQIQNGLGTLIQPVVTYQTAADLGDFIPITASTSGSLFPKQQNATASLELVDKSEPKLLSEMCRNMILQADYVFYWNGTTISNINLLVTVGNISLGSSATLTQRFSVTFMNPVKEHPSSVTLSGNPGYLTGKPVLAAIASDKTLIRVPLKIWRPVGNGLCSSAQTTALLFGEDSTSGCLLQLSINDFNNCALLGHTVYENLLKLVPADYIARRGNSNLTDLSEWVPLFKALLNDKHEFSDIEDEFYGYCASIPAAMNIRFFTAVIGAVEAVPQRVILGAEVNFSTVHWKMSCGGGSTATCMTGSALQPFSISAAVQFIQIPAQPEPVQSSFQINHREYECSGNDVCWSELCYPLTRYYTGEPYSESIAQGLLLVFIALLIAVLGSPWSSIRKAWNDTTF, from the exons ATGGGCGGGCGTGTAGGTGCAGGGTGCGGGGCCGCCATGGCCGCTGTGTCCGCGCTGCTCTGCTGCGGCTTCGGGTTGGTGGCTCGCGCCGCCGCCGCCGACCCCG AGTTCCAGCCATCTTTCCTGGTTGCATCGGGCCCTGAAGTAAATTTCTTCTTGGTGGGTGTAAACAGTTCTGCTGTTAAACTCGGTGTAGAAACAGTGGCAGCTACTGATG ATTTATTGCAGTCCACGTGTGTGAAGACAAATGGCACTGGTCAATGGGCACTGACTAGTTCAGTTGATGAG CTTGACGTGTCAACTCTGAACCTGCAGCTGACCCTGGACAGACCTCTGGTACTTTGTGAAAAAGCATTGAATGAAACTAACTGTTGCTGGGAACCGCTGTGTGTTCTTGAAACACTCCGTGTGACTGCTTGTTTAAAAGGCAATGTTTTGGCGACACTACTTGTCCAAGTTATAATATATGTAAACTCCACATTCCAAGGGATTATAAATG AAAACAATATGCCCATTCCAAAACAGAAATACCACCCGCTTGGCCCCTGTCCATGCAACCTAACAGCAAGAGCTTGTGATGTGGGATGCTGCTGTGATAAG GAATGCACGGCTGACATGATCCAGCTGTTTCATTCCCACTGCTTTACAGGAGTATTTGGAGGACAGGTGTCCCCACTCTACGACCATCTCTGCTCCATGCAGAATCTGCACACAGCTCCCGAATGGTTCCCCTTCCTTTGTGTGCAGTCCTCTCTTAAGAACTCGCCATATTTGGGGCTGTTCTTTGAAGGCGATACTGT TGATGTTTCGCAAGACCTTTCCTTTGGGGTGGCCAAATCTGCAGCAGTAAACGTTCCTGTTGGCTACCACCAGGGAGATCCCATCGTGAGAGGTGATGATGAGCTTTTTATTATTCCACAG ACATCTTTGAATGGGCAGTGCTTGACGAATGCACCTGTGGATTACCTACAAGATTTTGATGCACGTTGTGTAATTCCACTCACAGCTGAAGCTTGTGCCGACACCATCGGAGTTGGTGAACAGATCCAAAATGGCCTGGGAA CTTTGATACAGCCAGTTGTAACCTACCAGACGGCGGCAGATCTTGGTGATTTCATTCCAATAACTGCCTCAACTTCTGGCTCCCTGTTTCCCAAACAGCAGAACGCCACGGCGTCTTTGG AATTGGTTGATAAATCGGAGCCCAAACTTCTGAGTGAAATGTGTAGAAATATGATTTTGCAGGCTGATTATGTTTTCTACTGGAACGGAACCACAATATCTAATATCAATTTGCTTGTCACAGTGGGAAATATCTCCTTGGGATCATCAG CTACTTTGACTCAAAGGTTCAGCGTTACTTTCATGAACCCGGTCAAGGAACATCCTTCCTCGGTAACTTTGTCTGGCAATCCAG GTTATCTCACTGGCAAACCAGTTTTGGCTGCTATTGCAAGCGACAAGACCTTGATAAGAGTTCCCTTAAAAATATGGCGACCAG TTGGAAATGGGTTATGCTCATCAGCTCAAACAACAGCATTGTTGTTTGGAGAAGACTCGACCTCTGGTTGCCTGCTGCAGCTCAGCATTAATGATTTTAACAACTGTGCTCTTCTTGG GCATACTGTTTATGAAAACCTCCTGAAACTTGTACCAGCAGATTATATAGCAAGGAGGGGAAACTCAAACCTTACAGACCTGTCGGAATGGGTGCCATTATTTAAAG cttTATTAAACGATAAGCATGAATTTAGCGATATTGAAGATGAATTTTATGGATACTGCGCTTCGATTCCAGCTGCCATGAATATTCGTTTCTTCACAGCAGTTATAGGTGCAGTTGAAGCAGTCCCACAACGAGTGATACTTGGAGCTGAGGTCAA TTTTTCTACAGTGCACTGGAAGATGTCCTGTGGAGGTGGAAGTACAGCCACATGTATGACCGGATCAGCCCTTCAGCCATTCTCCATCAGTGCCGCCGTGCAGTTTATCCAGATACCGGCGCAGCCAGAGCCAGTGCAGTCCAG TTTCCAGATAAACCACAGGGAATATGAGTGTTCTGGAAATGATGTTTGCTGGTCTGAGCTTTGCTACCCGCTGACAAGGTATTATACAG GTGAACCATACTCTGAATCGATCGCGCAGGGACTGTTGCTGGTCTTCATCGCTTTGTTGATTGCCGTGTTGGGGAGTCCCTGGAGCTCGATTCGGAAGGCTTGGAATGACACCACCTTTTAG